The Bdellovibrio sp. NC01 genome includes the window CCCCTTAGTCGTGGATCTGCCAGGGCACACAGCCTTAGTCGACGGGGAGTTGATTAAGCTGACAGCGACGGAATTCAATATCTTAAAAGTTTTAATCAAACACAAAGGTAAGGTTGTGACCCACCGGATGATTTTGAATGAGGTGTGGGGTCCTAATTCGGTCGAACATACTCACTATTTGCGTGTGTATGTCGGTGCGCTTCGTAAAAAACTGAAAACTCGCGATGATATTCCGGAATTAATTCAAACTGAGGCCGGTGTCGGCTATCGTCTGTTAGATCTTGAATAAAAAAATGCCGAAGTTATGAAACCTCGGCATTTTCATTTTTTGAACAGTAAAAATTATTTTAAGATCGATGCCTTAAGATTACCAACGCCGTCATCAGCTGGTTTACCTAACCAGATAGAGAAGATCTGTTGAACAAAGCCCGCTGGTCCTTTGATTGAAGAGACGTTGCCAGAAGTTGTTTCGTAAATCACTTCTTCAGAACCGTCTTTCAATTTTGAGCCAAGAATAGTTAAAGTCTTACCTTCTTTCGCTTCGCCACCTTTAGTCACGCTATCCAAGAATTGTTTTACGCTTGAGTCGTCAAGATTTACGCCATTTACTTTTAAGGCCTCTTTAAAAGATTTTTGGACGTCTTCGCCACCGACAGAGCGCAAGAAGTGAAGTTGAACCGCCACGGCTTTTTGTTCTTTCAATGAAGCCAAAGCTTCGCTTTCAGACTTTTTGAACTTTTCAGGAGATGAAACAAAAAGTTCGCCCACGTAAACTTTGAAGTTCATGAAAGCGACTTTTTTAGAGCGCAAGCCCGCTCCAATTTGAGACAGCTTTACCGCTTCGCCTTCGACAGTTGCGGAACTTGTTGAGGACAACGAAACTCCTTCTAATTTGCCTTTGCTGCCTTCATTTGTCAGAAGAGCCGCATAAGAATTGATAGAGAAGACTAGGCCCAGCATCACAGTTGTAAAGTGTTTCATAAAGATCCTTTCGTTGTTTCTTAAGGATTTGGGGCGACCACCAAAATGTCAACCCGGAAAAGAATTGTTGGCAGCCACAACTTGCTCAACGTAAAATATGAGTAATGGGGTCATCGACGCGCGACCAATTGGATAAGCGCCCAACACCAATATTCAGGCAACGTTTGGAGTTTTTGCTGTTAACACAGCGAGAGGACGTGCTTTCTCGCGCGAAAGTCGTGATCTCTGAGTACTATTTGACCTTCAAACAGTTCCCAAGTCTTGAAAATGCGGGGACTGGCCGCGAACTAAATAACGCGCAGATCGTTTTGATTGCTCAAGAAGAAAAGGAATCAATTAAAGACTTTTCTGGTCGCGTGGAAGTTTTGCTGCAACGTTTTCCGCGTTCGTGGATTCTAACGGTTTTGCATGAATCGTCTTTACGTGAAAACTTAGCGGGCACGCAGAATGATCGCGTGATCCCATTGTCGCCGTCGGAATTTTTCAACACTTTAAAGTTTGAATATATTTGTTTGCAGAAAGCGCGGTCACAATTTTTTGAGATGGCTCCGACAGATTTATTCCCAATGACCGAATTACCATTCACGGTGTCCGTGCGCTTGCCGATGAATCAAAAATTTTTAGGCGTTGCTTATAAAGGCCTGGTGCTGTCAGAAACCAAGTATCAACGCCTTAAGGCTGTCGATAGCATCTTTTTTCAAATTCAAGACGGTCCTTCGTATTATCGCTATATCAATACATACTTTGATGCTTCAGGGGCGGCTTTGAAAAAGAAGGCACGCGCTTTGTTTTTGAGTGTGTGCAGTCTGTGGCTTGAGATGAATGAATACTTGTTGTTTGATTTTAAATCGAATAGCGAAGTGAAAGTTCGCGAGTGCTATACGCGTCTGTTGGAGCAAGCAACCGCATTGATTGATTTAATGGCCACAGAAGAAAGTCTTTGGGATGTCTTCCGTGAATCCGTGCAGAATGATTTGTTTGTGCAATTCAGATCTCCGTGGATTGCGACTTACGCAGCCTTGATGTGCAAAAAAAGTGGACAAGGTGATCCGTTGGTTGCGTTTATTTCGGGATTATTTGCCGATGTCGGTTTGTTTGATATTTCTGATGGCACGGCTGCAAAGTACCTGCAAAAGGGCGATAAAGACCTGAATGAAAATGAAAGCAAAGAGCTTTCAAAGCATCCGGTACTTTCGTTGAATCGTTGTCTTATCAAAAAACTTCCTTTGAATGAAGCAGTGAAGTCTGTGTTAGTCACAGTTCATGAGCGTCATGACGAGAAGGGTTATCCCAACCAAGTTCCTGCGGATAAGTTGTCATTAGAAGCCCAAGCGATTCGCTTTGCTGGATTGATCGATCTGGGTGTGCGCACAACGATGGCAGAAACCGGAGTGGGTTTCCGCTTTATGAAAGAGAAACTGTGGGAGAAGGAGCAATCGGCTCCGGGCAGTTTCAGTCTTGAATTTTTGAACTCGATTGCCGAGAGTCTGATCTAACGACCGCTATCTGGTTTGACACCCATTGTAAGACTTAGATTCCTTTTGCGCCTTTACACACCTTTGCATTTAATATTGGTTCGAATAAGGAGAATCGTTAAATGCTTAAGAAAGCAGCATGTGCTTTGGCGTTGATTACTTGCGCAAGCGTAGGTCACGCAAAAGAACTTACAAATCGTTTGGGTGTTGGTGTTAAAAGTCACGAAACTTTGGATCTTCCAGAGTTGGCTATCGTTTACAATCCAACAAATGAAATTGCTATCACAGGCGGTTTGGGTATCGATACTAAGAAAGACGAATCTAAATTCGCAGCGAACGTGGGCGTTCGTCGTATCGTGTTTAAAGAAGACAATATGAACTTCTACATGGGCGGTACGTTCGGTCTTGTGAACTGGGAAACAGCCGGCGATAAAGAATCAGGTATTGAACTTGATGCTGTCTTCGGTGGTGAGTTCTTCTTGCCTGGTTTGGATTCATTGGGTTTTACATTTGAAGGCGGTGCGGGCGTTCTTTCAACAGACAATGTTCGTTTCAGAACAATCGCTGACAGCCCACTTCGTGCGGGAATTATTTTCTACTTCTAAGAGGAATAAATATGAAAAAAGTGATTCACACAGACAATGCTCCTAAAGCAGTTGGTCCATACTCTCAAGCGGTTGCTATGGGCGATTTCTTGTTCTGCTCTGGTCAAATTTCAATCGATCCAAAAACGAATGAAGTTTTCACTGGCGACATCAAAACGCAAACTGAAATGGTGATGAAAAATGTTGAAGCGGTTTTGACTGCGAACAACATGAAATTTTCAAACATCATCAAAACAACTATCTTCATCACGAACATGGCAGACTTTGCCACTGTGAACGAAGTTTACGCGAAGTCATTTTCTGAAGCTCCGCCAGCTCGTTCAACTGTTGCTGTTGCAGGCCTTCCAAAAGGCGTGAACGTGGAGATCGAAGTCATTGCTCATCGTTAAGAAGCTTCTTCGTTCGCGCACTTTTTGGCTGGTGCTGATCATCGCCGGTATTGTCGTTTATAGATTTGTAAACGAATACCAGCGAGTGCAAAGCGAGCCAATGATCTCTTGGACAAAATCACAGACGGCAGATTGCGCTGTGGTTTTGACTGGGGGAGCGGGAAGGGTGCGCGAAGGTTTTGATTTGCTTGCGAATCAAAATGTAAAGAAGCTTGTGATCTCGGGCGTGTATGCAAATGCACGTCTGCGCGAGATCATGCCCGTGTGGCCATACTATGGAAACTTGAACGAGAATGATGTCGTTCTTGATCGCCGTTCTGAAACAACTTACGGGAACGCTCAGCAGAGTTTACCGATTGTCGAAGCCTTGAAATGTCGTGACATCTTGTTAGTCACTTCGCGCATTCACATGTACCGTTCATATCGCACGTTTAGGTCCTCGTTCCCGGAAAATATCTACATTCAAAAACACCCTGTGATTGCCTCGCGCTATGAGCCGTCATCATGGGAGACGGGCTTTGAAGCCTTAAAGTCCCTGTTTTATTCGCTTTGGGCTTATTAATCTGACATAAAACCAGACCTTTGGTCCGCCAACAAAAGATAGTAAAAACCCGATACGTCCTTAGAGAAAAGGGACGGTGTCATGGACTCTTTGCTGACGCAAATTGATTCCTTAGGCAGATTTATTACCAAAAACGTGGAGTACACATTGCGTGTCCTCTTGATGGTATACCTTTCTCTTCGTGCGACTGTTCTGGATCAGGCGCAAGGCCTTCGCCAAATCTTCGGAGTTATTTCAGCGCAAATTTATTTCACCGGCTGGCAAGCGCTTCCGCTTGTGACCGTGTTAGCGTTGGGTACGGGCGGAGTTTTGATTTTACAATCACTGACAAATTTAACTCTGCTAGGCGGAACTGCGATGATCGGGAACTTTCTGATCGTGATGGTTTTGCGTGAGGCAGGTCCATTACTTGTTGCCCTTGTCGTGATCGCACGCTCGGGGACTGCTGTTGCTTCGGAACTTGGTAACATGCGTGCGAATCGTGAAATCGAAGCCCTTGAAAGTATGGGTATTAATCCGCTGAGTTTCATCGTGTTCCCACGTGTGTTGGGCGGTGTTGTCAGCGTTTTGTGTCTGGCATTTTATTTTAACTTTATGGCGTTAATCGGTGGATTTGCGATTACTCGTCTTATTCAGGATATGCCGTTTGCGTTTTATTCTGATTCATTGATGCGCGCCTTTACGAAGGAAGACGTGTTTATTTTCCTTCTTAAAAACAGCTTCAGCGGAATGATTATATTTGTGGTGTCATGTTATCAAGGCTTGTCTGTGAAAAAGAGCCCGCATGAGGTTCCTCAGGTTACAACTCAAGCGGTTGTAAACAGTATTATCTTCGTCGTGATTTTCAATTTAATGGTTACAGCTTTGTTTTATCTCAATCAACTTCGCAATTTGGGGGTGGTCTAATGAAAATCGAAAGTCTTAAGTTTGAAGGCGTATCATTTACGCACGAAGGGCAAGAGCCAATCATTCACAACGTGGAATTCGATTTCCCAATGAACGAAATTCTTTGGGTTAAAGCTGAAGAAGGTGCTGGCAAAAGCTCTTTGCTGCAAATTTTAGGTGGCTTGCAAATCCCTCAATCAGGCCAATATTTGATTAACGGTGAAAACGTTGTCGATATGTCGTTTGAAGAGTTTTTGCCATACCGTTTGCAAATCGGCTATTCATTCGATTACGGCGGTTTGATTAATAATCGTACTTTGTATGACAACTTGATGTTGCCACTTCTTTATCACAAAGCTGTTTCGCAAAAAGAAGCGAAAGAGCGTGTTGATGAGATGATCCGTATTTTTGATATCGGTAAATTCGCCAATGAACGTCCTGCCCATGTGCCAGGTCGTGTTCGTAAGTTGACGTGCTTGATGCGCTCGCTTGTTATGAGACCGCAAGTTTTGTTGCTTGATGATCCAAGTGTCGGTCTTGGTCAAGATAGCGTTTACACATTCGTAGATTACGTTCATCAGTTACGTAAAGAAGGTTGTTTGAATCACGTATTCATCAGTTCATACGATGAAAAATTCATGAACTTGATGAATTACCAGATCATTCACCTTGATGAAGGCCAATTGTACTTCCAAGCTGTCGATCCAGAGAAAAGAGTTGTTCACCTATGAGGCCTTTGAAGTTCAATAAATACGAACGGGTCGCGGGACTTTTTGTTCTGTGTGCGATCTTCGGGGTTGCATTGACTGCTGTCAGTGTCGCGATCAAACAAGGTTGGTTTGAAACGAAAGTTTACTATACCACGGTGTTTGAAACGGCCGACGGTATTCATCAAGGTACAACG containing:
- a CDS encoding organic solvent tolerance protein, producing MLKKAACALALITCASVGHAKELTNRLGVGVKSHETLDLPELAIVYNPTNEIAITGGLGIDTKKDESKFAANVGVRRIVFKEDNMNFYMGGTFGLVNWETAGDKESGIELDAVFGGEFFLPGLDSLGFTFEGGAGVLSTDNVRFRTIADSPLRAGIIFYF
- a CDS encoding ABC transporter permease; the encoded protein is MDSLLTQIDSLGRFITKNVEYTLRVLLMVYLSLRATVLDQAQGLRQIFGVISAQIYFTGWQALPLVTVLALGTGGVLILQSLTNLTLLGGTAMIGNFLIVMVLREAGPLLVALVVIARSGTAVASELGNMRANREIEALESMGINPLSFIVFPRVLGGVVSVLCLAFYFNFMALIGGFAITRLIQDMPFAFYSDSLMRAFTKEDVFIFLLKNSFSGMIIFVVSCYQGLSVKKSPHEVPQVTTQAVVNSIIFVVIFNLMVTALFYLNQLRNLGVV
- a CDS encoding RidA family protein; this translates as MKKVIHTDNAPKAVGPYSQAVAMGDFLFCSGQISIDPKTNEVFTGDIKTQTEMVMKNVEAVLTANNMKFSNIIKTTIFITNMADFATVNEVYAKSFSEAPPARSTVAVAGLPKGVNVEIEVIAHR
- a CDS encoding HD domain-containing phosphohydrolase, whose product is MGSSTRDQLDKRPTPIFRQRLEFLLLTQREDVLSRAKVVISEYYLTFKQFPSLENAGTGRELNNAQIVLIAQEEKESIKDFSGRVEVLLQRFPRSWILTVLHESSLRENLAGTQNDRVIPLSPSEFFNTLKFEYICLQKARSQFFEMAPTDLFPMTELPFTVSVRLPMNQKFLGVAYKGLVLSETKYQRLKAVDSIFFQIQDGPSYYRYINTYFDASGAALKKKARALFLSVCSLWLEMNEYLLFDFKSNSEVKVRECYTRLLEQATALIDLMATEESLWDVFRESVQNDLFVQFRSPWIATYAALMCKKSGQGDPLVAFISGLFADVGLFDISDGTAAKYLQKGDKDLNENESKELSKHPVLSLNRCLIKKLPLNEAVKSVLVTVHERHDEKGYPNQVPADKLSLEAQAIRFAGLIDLGVRTTMAETGVGFRFMKEKLWEKEQSAPGSFSLEFLNSIAESLI
- a CDS encoding cell division ATP-binding protein FtsE, producing the protein MKIESLKFEGVSFTHEGQEPIIHNVEFDFPMNEILWVKAEEGAGKSSLLQILGGLQIPQSGQYLINGENVVDMSFEEFLPYRLQIGYSFDYGGLINNRTLYDNLMLPLLYHKAVSQKEAKERVDEMIRIFDIGKFANERPAHVPGRVRKLTCLMRSLVMRPQVLLLDDPSVGLGQDSVYTFVDYVHQLRKEGCLNHVFISSYDEKFMNLMNYQIIHLDEGQLYFQAVDPEKRVVHL
- a CDS encoding YdcF family protein; protein product: MLIVKKLLRSRTFWLVLIIAGIVVYRFVNEYQRVQSEPMISWTKSQTADCAVVLTGGAGRVREGFDLLANQNVKKLVISGVYANARLREIMPVWPYYGNLNENDVVLDRRSETTYGNAQQSLPIVEALKCRDILLVTSRIHMYRSYRTFRSSFPENIYIQKHPVIASRYEPSSWETGFEALKSLFYSLWAY
- a CDS encoding chalcone isomerase family protein, coding for MKHFTTVMLGLVFSINSYAALLTNEGSKGKLEGVSLSSTSSATVEGEAVKLSQIGAGLRSKKVAFMNFKVYVGELFVSSPEKFKKSESEALASLKEQKAVAVQLHFLRSVGGEDVQKSFKEALKVNGVNLDDSSVKQFLDSVTKGGEAKEGKTLTILGSKLKDGSEEVIYETTSGNVSSIKGPAGFVQQIFSIWLGKPADDGVGNLKASILK